One window of the Suricata suricatta isolate VVHF042 chromosome 7, meerkat_22Aug2017_6uvM2_HiC, whole genome shotgun sequence genome contains the following:
- the MPC1 gene encoding mitochondrial pyruvate carrier 1 produces the protein MKKSPEIISGRMTFALCCYSLTFMRFAYKVQPRNWLLFACHATNEVAQLIQGSRLIKHEMTKKAA, from the exons ATGAAGAAGTCTCCCGAGATTATCAGCGGGCGGATGACGTTCG CTCTCTGCTGTTACTCCCTGACGTTCATGAGATTCGCCTACAAGGTGCAGCCCCGGAACTGGCTCCTGTTCGCCTGCCACGCCACCAACGAAGTGGCCCAGCTCATTCAGGGAAGTCGCCTCATCAAACACGA GATGACTAAAAAGGCAGCGTAA